GCATTATCCAATGCCTGAAGTGACTGTTCGGCGGGCATGGAAAGCATAGCAGCTTTCACGGCCATTTCTTAAAAGCCCTTTTTAAAAACCAAAACCTTCGCATTAAGGTCAAAAAACAGCCATCCTTTTAGTCCAATCCCTCGACTGGTGCGCGTTTAGCTTGTCCCGACCCCGGAATACTGGTCTTTGCCGGCTCCATCGGGCGCACCGATTTTCCGGGCGGAAATTATGAAACCCTGATCGCCAGCATCCAAAAGAAACTGTTTTTGCTGGGGGACGATGTGCAGGTCCTCACCGGACACGGTCCCGAAACCAGCATCGGCCAGGAAAAACGCTTCAATCCGTTTGCCGGGCTGCGTTAGAACTGATTCTTATAGCGGTTGTCAAAAAAACGTTCCGTTATCTCAATGTTTTTTTCTACAACCGCTTATACCGCAATTCATTGTTTTGGAACTTTATTATGGAAAGCGGTATAAATCGTATTCTCTCTTTTTGTAAACCAAAAGAGGTAAGGGCGTTAATTCAATAAGCCCAAGCCTCATGGCTGACCGGCAACCGATTTAATTGCGCCTGATAGAACTGCCACTTCGGCATAAAGCGATCCATCAGCGCCCTGAAACGGTCGTTGTGGGTTGGTTCATGCAAATGTGCCATTTCATGCACAATAATGTATTCAAGGCACTCCGGCGGCTTTTTGGCGAGTTCTGTGTTAAGACGAATGTGGCGTGCACTATGGTTGCAGCTGCCCCATTTGGTCTTCATCCGTTGCACAAAGAACCGCTTTACTTTTACACCCAGCAACGGCTCCCACCTGGCGATCAGGGGCGTAATAGCATTCTTGAGCTGCTCGCGGTACCAGTCCTCCATGATGGCTTGCCGTCGTTTTTCATCCGTACCCGGACGCACCCGCAACAGTATCCTGCTATGTTTCAATTCGACGGATGGTGCCTGGTTGCTTTCAAAGATCTTTAAAAGATAGCGCTTTCCCCAGACGTAGTGACTCTCGCGGTTCAGGTATTCACGAGGGGTTTCACGGTCTTGTTCTTTAAGATTCTTCTGTTGCTGCTTAATCCAACCAAGTTTGGAAATGGCAAAAACTCGAATGGTGTCGATATTCATACGCAAAGGCGCAGAGATCCGCACCCGACCGGTCGGAGGATGGACACTCAAATGGACATTCTTGATGTCCTTAAGCACCACGTCCACCGAAATATTTCCCAGCTTGAGCTGTCTGACCATCAATATTCTTTCTGAGCTTTAATGATGAGAAAGATTCGCTCCACTTCGGCCTCGTTTTGCAAGACCTGGTACAGCGCCGCCTTGATGACCTGTTCTTTTGGGCCGCCATTGTCACGCCAATCATCCGGCCGAACCTGTTTGACCGTTTCGTCAATCCGAAGCGCCAGGTTCAAAGTTGGAACGTTAAAGCTTCCAAATTGAGCGATCTCTTCATCAACTCCTTGCTTCACCACCCGTTTAAGGTTGTTATATAGCGCTCGTTTGCCGGGGGTATCCAGCGTTTGGGGGGTATCATCCGCCTTTCCCGCTTCCACCTTCCGCGCCAGATCAGCGATGCGTTTGAGATATTCCTCATACTCGATCGCCTTGGCCTTGCGGGCGGCAATAATCTCGTTCAGCAGGGCCGACATTTTCTCATAGTAGACCGGGTCGTTCAGGTGTTCTTTGATGATCTTACGGCGAACATTGTTCTCGATAGTCTCGGCAATAGCGTTTTTATTGCCTTTCAATCCGCCGAGCTGGGTTGCAATCGCATTGGCGATGCCGGTCTTTACAATTAAATCAAGCAGCGACATCCCGTCGAAGGGTGAAATTTTTCGCGGTTCATCAGCCTCGATATAGGTGTCGATCAAGTGCCGCATATCGGCTTCATAGGCCTTGAGGTCAATACTTTCGCCGCTGGCCTTGCGGATGATCTCGCGGACATTCAGATAATGGTCGCGTTGCCCCTTGATTCTGGTGATGTCTGCTGAGCTGTAACCGGCCGGTTCCAATTCGTCCGAGATGTTGGCATACGCCCGCACCATGGCGACGGTCGCCTTATAAAGCGCTGCGCGTTGCGGTTTGCGTTCCTGCAATGCGGTGGGAATTTCCGTATTGCCGCAGAAATAGTGGATGTGTTCCAGCTCGCCCTTGGGTGGTTCCACAGGCTCACACAGCAGGGCCAGCGTTTCCATTGCTTGATCCAGCCGTTCCTTTCCCTTTTTAAGCCGCTCCTGCAGCAGCACCTCCGGAGCCGCTCCGCCCGCACTATGATCCAGCTCGGAAGTGTATACCGCAATGGCATTTTCGACCTTTTTGAACAGATCTTTATAGTCCACAATATAGCCAAAGTCCTTGTCCTCGCCGTCCAGCCGGTTCGTGCGGCAAATCGTC
This genomic interval from Desulfobacterales bacterium contains the following:
- a CDS encoding SprT family zinc-dependent metalloprotease, which translates into the protein MVRQLKLGNISVDVVLKDIKNVHLSVHPPTGRVRISAPLRMNIDTIRVFAISKLGWIKQQQKNLKEQDRETPREYLNRESHYVWGKRYLLKIFESNQAPSVELKHSRILLRVRPGTDEKRRQAIMEDWYREQLKNAITPLIARWEPLLGVKVKRFFVQRMKTKWGSCNHSARHIRLNTELAKKPPECLEYIIVHEMAHLHEPTHNDRFRALMDRFMPKWQFYQAQLNRLPVSHEAWAY
- a CDS encoding restriction endonuclease subunit R; its protein translation is GSKDKVDAWFDAKTKGLNKWQKDELKKQWGTMQNVLSSKARMDRVVSDIIFDFSVKPRLSGERGNALLVVSSIYEACKYFDLFQKTPFKGKCAVITSYNPQAQDVTKEETGANTETDRQFIYNTYNELLKDVNAKPGMTKTETYEEQTKNLFTKEPANMKLLVVVDKLLTGFDAPPCTYLYIDKSMQDHGLFQTICRTNRLDGEDKDFGYIVDYKDLFKKVENAIAVYTSELDHSAGGAAPEVLLQERLKKGKERLDQAMETLALLCEPVEPPKGELEHIHYFCGNTEIPTALQERKPQRAALYKATVAMVRAYANISDELEPAGYSSADITRIKGQRDHYLNVREIIRKASGESIDLKAYEADMRHLIDTYIEADEPRKISPFDGMSLLDLIVKTGIANAIATQLGGLKGNKNAIAETIENNVRRKIIKEHLNDPVYYEKMSALLNEIIAARKAKAIEYEEYLKRIADLARKVEAGKADDTPQTLDTPGKRALYNNLKRVVKQGVDEEIAQFGSFNVPTLNLALRIDETVKQVRPDDWRDNGGPKEQVIKAALYQVLQNEAEVERIFLIIKAQKEY